A segment of the Oxyura jamaicensis isolate SHBP4307 breed ruddy duck chromosome 12, BPBGC_Ojam_1.0, whole genome shotgun sequence genome:
tggTGGCAGTGGGCTGCACGGCCCAGAGGGTGGGCATCATGTTCCTGACGGAGGTGGCCCTGGGCAAGCCGTACCGCATCACCTGCGATGACCCCACGCTGAGCCGGCCGCCCGCCGGCTACGACAGCGTCCTGGCTTGTGGCCGCACCGAGCCGGGTGAGACCGGGGcacgaggggctggggggcgtGGGGCGGACAGGCTGGGTCTCGGGGCTGACGTGGTGCGGGGTCTTCTCGCCCAGACCCCGCACTGGATGAGGAGGTGCTGCTGGATGGGAAGAAGGTGCTGGTGTGCCAGGGCAAGCCCATCCCCGTGCCTGCCTACAAGGAGTCCTCCTTCAGCCAGAGCGAGTACCTCATCTATCAGGAGAGCCAGTGCCGGATCCGCTACCTCGTTCAGCTCCGCTTCTGAGGGCGCCTGGGCTCCTCGCGGCCCCCTCCCGGCAGCGGCGGTGCCACAAGCCCGGGGCGCAGCGCTCTGAGCTCCCCGGTTATTCCACCGGGGTGAGGGGCGGAGGGGCCCAGCCTGCTCTGGCCATCAATAAATCCGCCGTGCCTCGTGCCCTTGCTTTCCTGCCGGGTGCGGAGGGGGCAGAGAAGGGCACCCTGGCTGGTGTGACCCCGCAGCGTGGGTGGCTCCGGGAGGGCCAAAGCCTGTCGCAGCCATCGGTGTCGGCAGGCTTGAGATGAAATCCTGCTTGGCCAGGCAGATTGCCCTCGTCGCTGTAGCCGGGCTGGTGCCCACCACCGTGGTGtcagggctgcagaggggacGAGGACGAGGGAGACGTGCTGCTGTCCCTCTGCACTGCCCGCGCGTGGAGGAGCCTGTCCCCATGTCCGCAGCGCCTGCCCTCCCTTGGGTGCCGTGCCAGCCACGACGGCCCCACCAAGCCCCTCTCCGCACCCTGAGCCCCCCCAGGCACATGTCCATGTCCCCACGGAGACACCTGATGCCCAAGTGACATCTCCCTGTATGGGGGACACCCTCCGGTCCCCCTCCTCGGGGTGCCACCTTCCCACCCTTTGGTGAGGGAAGAGCCCCACGGGCTGGGGACCCTTGGGTCCCCCCTTGCCCGGCACCCGCCGGCTGCTAGGACCCAGCAGCTATCCCCGTGGGACCGCcgctgccagcgggcaggcagAGCCCGGGTGTGACAGCCGGTGCCATCCGCGGCAGGCAAACACGATGACTAACGGGTGACAGCCGCGGGGAAGGGGGGACGGGGGGTGGACGTGGCCTCCGGGAGCCCCAGTCCCGCCGTGGGAGCAGCGCCGGCGAGGAGGAGCGTCACCCATCTCCCGAGGAGCAGAGGTGCGTGGGTCCCACGCCGCCACCCAGGGACCCCCAGCCGTGAGGAGGGGGACCCAGAGTGGGGGTCACGGGGATGGGGCACGTGGGGTTTGCTTTGCCCCTCgtgggcagggggacagggtGGCCGTCAGGCTGGCCGGGGTGCCAGCGGGTCCCAGCACCTCCTTGGGCacctctccctgctccagcGTCTCCGGGGCGTTCTGGAGACCCTCCATGGGTTTCTCCACGGCTCTTCCTTGttctgctccttctccttcacagccctcttccctccccaacAGGCGAGGGGCCTGCTCACGAGAAGACGGTGGCCATGGCTGCGGTGGGGCTTCCCTCCAGGGGACGCAGGAGAATTGTCCCTGTGACACGGGCACCAGAGCTGCTGGCTTAGTCCTCGGCTGGCATGGCGAGCCGGGTGGGGCCGAACACCACGGACGGCCTCGAGTCGCCCCCCGTCCCAGAGCAGTCCGCCGCGCAGGAGGTTGTCGGCCTCCTCTGCATGGTGCTGCTCACCATCACCGCCTTGGTGGCCAACGTAGTGGTGATGGTCGTCATCCTCAGAACCCCCCTTCTCAGGAAGTTCATCTTCGTCTGCCACCTCTGCGCGGTTGACCTCCTCTCTGCCATCTTCCTCATGCCCCTGGGGATcatctccagctcctcctgcttcgACAGGGTCATCTACAGCATTGCCGAGTGCCAGGCCTTGATATTCCTGAACGTCTGCTTCATCAGCGCCTCCATCCTCACCATCTCCATCATCAGCGTGGAGCGGTACTACTACATCGTCCACCCCATGCGGTACGAGGTCAAGATGACCATCAGGCTGGCGGTGGCCGGGGTCGTCTTCATCTGGGTCAAGTCCGTTCTCATCACTGTCCTAGCGTTGGTGGGCTGGCCTCAAGACAACGGGGCCACCAGTGCAAGCCGCTGCACGGTCTACTGGAGCCCCGGGGCCCACAAGAAGGCCTTTGTGATCATCTTCAGCATCGCCTGCTTCGTCTTGCCCACCATCATCATCTTCGCTGTCTACTGCAGCGTGTACCGAGTGGCTCGGCTGGCGTCCCTGCAGCACGCGCCCATGCCGGCGCAGGCGGCTGTCCCGGGGCACCGCTCCGGCTCCGCCGCCAGCCAGGTGACCATCGTCACCGCCAGGAACCTGCCGCTGCCCAGGCTGACCCCCGAGCGCTTTTTGGGAGGCCACAAGGCCATCCTCACCTTGGTCCTCATCGTGGGACAGttcttgtgctgctggctgcccttcTTCGCTTTCCACCTGCACTCCTCCGTCGCCGCTGGCGCGGTGGGCGGTGGGCACGGGGAGATGACGGTCACCTGGATCGCCTACTCCTCCTTCGCCATCAACCCCTTCTTCTACGGGCTGCTGAACCGCCAGATCCGGGAGGAGCTGGCCCGGCTCTGGCGCAG
Coding sequences within it:
- the LOC118173542 gene encoding probable G-protein coupled receptor, coding for MASRVGPNTTDGLESPPVPEQSAAQEVVGLLCMVLLTITALVANVVVMVVILRTPLLRKFIFVCHLCAVDLLSAIFLMPLGIISSSSCFDRVIYSIAECQALIFLNVCFISASILTISIISVERYYYIVHPMRYEVKMTIRLAVAGVVFIWVKSVLITVLALVGWPQDNGATSASRCTVYWSPGAHKKAFVIIFSIACFVLPTIIIFAVYCSVYRVARLASLQHAPMPAQAAVPGHRSGSAASQVTIVTARNLPLPRLTPERFLGGHKAILTLVLIVGQFLCCWLPFFAFHLHSSVAAGAVGGGHGEMTVTWIAYSSFAINPFFYGLLNRQIREELARLWRSCLNRPLGQELCLSVSEASVQENFLQFLQRATCTLETRSSCIGPSPRNRLDQSKVGFPIPGQVPEESG